Genomic window (Helianthus annuus cultivar XRQ/B chromosome 3, HanXRQr2.0-SUNRISE, whole genome shotgun sequence):
actagtgggtatggagagccccatccccaaggggatgggccgTCACGTCGGCGCCACGTAGGAgtggcttggaggggatggacctaggggggtgggggatgaacccctttatgtatatatatgtatgtatgtataggtatatgggAGAGAAGGGAGGAGAAGGGAGGCCCGTGAACATCGGTTGCTGGGTGACGGAAAGGACGAGCCGGGGGAgtgggggcggtgtgggggaccggcgccgggcctcgccgggcctaagccggcccccataccgctTGGTCTTACCAATGACAATGAAACCTAATTTTTTTTCATTCTATCACAACGATCTATTCCATTCCGTCTTTAGTTACTTCTTACCAAACGCTACCCTATAGTTTCTCGGCTTATTTCATGAAAAGTTTGGAATTAGGACTAGGTTCATAAATCACTAGAAAATGACACATAATCTTAAAAAAAGATTACCATCGGTTTGTTCTCATTAACTGTTTTGACAATTAAATCATAGCAACATTATTTAAGTAGTTTAATCATTTAAGTAGTTCTAAAGACTttaaaacttattattattatttttttaagattctaaactttattattattattctttaaAAAAATTTGATGTGGGTTTTCCCAGATGTATTGGGTTCTAAAGACTttaaaacttattattattattttttttaaagaacgAGGCATGTTAATATTCTAAACTTTATTATACGCTACCATTTTTTTAATCGTTAGCGACCATTAATATGATCGTAAAATGGCGCGTATTTGCGAATGGTTTTAGCAAATGTTTATACCTCCATTGTTAATAGTTTTATGACCGGACTTTTTTCAATCGTTATATATTGATTTTTAGGGTTCGGGTGGAATCACATAATAAAAGGATAAAATCAAACAAAACTTTAGGTAAACAACAAAAACTATATCAACTATCATTTGAAATGCATAATACAAGTAAAATATCTCTACAAGTACTCTCTATTATTGTGTTTAGAACCAGACCGAACATCAAACCAGACGTACTTTACTAATCCACTGGATGACGTCATAACTTAGACttaaaaaataaacatataatataaaaaagagtaaactgctattttggtccctgtggtttgggcagttttcccattttagtccaaatctcaaactttttaaatctgagtccctgtggtttgcattttgttgccattttagtccaaatctaaAAAAGTCTCATTTTTAATAGTTCCAAcatgtcttttttgtctttttgtgcagggGTAGTTTTGTCCATTTACTTTTCATTAAaacattttcttaattaaaaaacccAAATAAATACCCTCCTTATTCACTCTTTACCCTATCCAACAATCAATTCTCCGGCAACTTTCCGGCATCCTTACCCTCGTTATTCACTCTTTACCGTCTCAATCTTTCGTTCAACAACTTCTCCGGCGAGATTCCGGGCACAATTAACCAAATGAACCATTTGGTTACATTACGGTTGGAGCAGAACCGGTTTTCCGGTGATGTTACTGTATTGAAGCTGCAAAATTTACAGGAGTTTAATATCTCCGGCAATGAATTTTCCGGTGAGATTCCGTCCGTACTGTCGAGTTTTCCGGTATCTGTATTCTCGAAAAATAAAAATTTGTGTGGATTTCCGGTGGGTAACTGTACGGAACCCGGTCTAGCGTCGCCGGTGGATAAACCGGATTCACCGGCGAATACAGTTATATCGTCTTCTCCGACGTCCTTGCCGTCAACGACGTCGTTTCGTCGTGAGAAATCCGGTGGCGATCATCACAGTAGTGGTGGAAAAATAAGTACGGTTGCAATTGTTGCAATTATAAGGAGATTGAAGATGATGTAAATGGGGAACGTGAACTGATAGGGGGGTATTTATTTgggttttttaattaagaaattgTTTTAATGAAAAGTAAATGGACAAAACTACccctgcacaaaaagacaaaaaaagcatgttggaacagtaaaaaatgagactttttgagatttggactaaaatggcaacaaaatgcaaaccacagggacccaaatttaaaaagtttgagatttggactaaaatggcaaaactgtccaaaccatagggaccaaatAGCAGTTTACTCAATGTATACGTATTTATCATAAATTATCATTAAATTTTTAGATCAGaaaatacttaatattattaGCGCATATACAATTATTACCGATTACGTATATATTTAGACATAGATATTGTATATGTTCTAGATTTATCCCTTTCCTTATTTTGTGCTAAGGTTTGTTGTTCTTTGGATCTATAAATATGATCCTCTCCTATGTAATTTCATTCATTCAGTCTAATAAAATCCTCAGCACTTTTATGGTATCAGGGCCTCGGCTCTTTACCTAATCGTTTTTTCCCCTGCCCAGCTTCGGTTGTTAAACCCCCCTGTTCTCGATCGTACCATGGCCAATAATGGCAAAACCAACGATGGCAAACCTGATGATGATACAACTGTTGAACAAGAACCCTCCCAATCTGCCATCAAATCCAACCTACACCCCGCATACTTGGTTATCAACATACAAAGAAAGTTACATACAGTGCCTGGATCAAACTCTTTCGTTTACATGCTACGGCATATCAAGTTCTCAATCACATCGATGAGACACCTCCACCCGAACTCCTTCTTTAGGTCTTGGAGAAGGAGTCCACTGCACGTAATGCGTGGATTAAATTGGAAAAGAAATACTTAAGTAATAAGAAAGCTCGTGCGGGTGCCTTAGAAACAAAATTTTGCAACCTGACACTTTCTGCTTGTAAATGTTTGGATGATTATTGTCAACAGCTGAAGGACCTTGCTAACCAACTTGAAGATGTGGACCACCCAATCACTGAGTATCGGCTTGTTCTCCAGCTTGTACGCGGTCTCCCTGCCGAGTTTGATACGACTGCGTCTTTAATTAATGCTAATAATGCGGATTGGGACCTAGCCAGGAATATGCTGAATGATGAGGTAATACGTCCTGAAGCCCGAAAAAAATCTTCAAACTCTGTTTTAATGGCCcaaaaccaaaccaccaataacCAACATTCATCGAACCCTTACCCCTCATACTCCCCTACACCCAACCAACAACCTCACAACCAATTTGGGTATTATTGTGGCGGTCGAGGCCGCGGTCATGGCCACTCCTATAGGGGCGGTCGTGGTCGAGGTTCTAGCCGCTCACAGGGATAGCAGCAATATCAACAATCATGGGCCCCTCAACAGTCCTCTTATCCCCAGTGGGCCTGGTGGTCCACACCGCCATGCCCctacccaacccaaccttcatACCAGCCCACTACCCCTTATCAGCAGCCCTCCGGCCCACCCACAACCCATTATACAGCCGCCCCAAATTCAGCCTACCCTTCCGCACCTCCTCCCCAAGCTGGCCCACCCCAGCATGTTTATTACCAGCCTAATGCAGGCCCAAACACCTACGGTCAGCCTCAATAGGGTCCACCTGGGTTCTGGCCACCACAGCAGCCGTCCCAGCAGGCGTACAATGCTCTCTGCCCATCCGACATTGGTTCTTATATGGCCTCATGAATCTCACTTATGACCCTAATACTATCATGGATTCTGGAGCTGGCGGTCATGCGACAGATGAACAAGGTATGATTGAACACCCTGACTCTTTTCCTGTTTGTAGTAAACTTTTAGTTGGTAATGGCGAGTCTTTACCAATTCAAGGGTTTGGAATAGGCTACCTTCCGTTCGTCGTTTTACTCGTGATAACAATTTTTCAATCGAATTTGACCATTTTGGTTTCTCTTTGAAGGACCTTTAAACTGGGCGCCTCCTTTCCCGCCACAATAGCACCTGGGACCTCTATCCAATCACAAAACCTGAGTTACCTGCCCAAGCAAGCTTTCTCATTACCACATCTCGGCCATGGCACGATCATCTTGGTCACCCCGGCGGTCAAGTTTTAGATATTCTTTTCCGTactttcaattttccatgtaatAAGACCAAAAAGTCTACTTTTTGTCATTCATGTCAATTGTCGAACAGTAAATGTTTACCGTTTTATGCATCTTCATCTTTTACTTTTGCCCCATTTGatattattcattgtgatttgtGGACATCACCTGTACTCAGCAAATCTGGGTACAAATATTACATGGTTTTAATCGATAATTACTCGCATTTTATTTGGGTTTACCCTTTAAAATACAAGTCCGAAACCTTTCCTACCTTTGTCAAGTTTCACCGACTAATTGCCACACAGTTTAACAGAAACATTAAAACTTTTCAATGGGACTTAGGGGGTGAGTTTGACAATAACGCTTTCAAAACCTTTGCTAACCAACACGGCCTTCTATTTCGATTTTCCTGCCCACAAACTTCATCACAGAATGGTCGTGCGGAACGAATGATCCGGCGCCTTAATGACATCATTCGTTCTCTTTTAATCCATGCCCACCTTCCACCATCTTTTTCGGTCGAAGCATTGCACACGACTGCCTATTTACACATCCTTCCAACCAAACGCCTTAACTTTTATACACCTACCTTTGCCCTTTACCTCCGTCATCCTACCTATGACCATTTACGAGTATTTGGGTGCGCTTGTTATCCCAATACTTCGGCTACCCAACCACATAAATTACACCCTCGCTCTATCCGGTGTATTTTTCTTGGCTATCCGCCGGATTTCCGCGGGTACCGTTGCTTCGACCCCACTACGGGCAAAGTCACCATCTCTCGCCACATCACCTTTGATGAGGCCACCTTTCCCTTTTCATTGCCGACACCTATCCCCTCGTACAACTTCCTTGACGATAACCCATCACCCGGTTTTTCTTTTAACCGCTCCTCCCTTTATACACCATCCTCCCACCACGGCCCCTCCACCATCATCTCCACCCCTGCCACGTCCTCCGTCCACCATCTCCCCATACCCGTTCACTTATTCCCGCCGGCCTAAACCACCTTCCAATCCCCCACCACAGCAGCCTCCGCCTTCGGCTTCTGCTCAGCCATCTGCCCCGGCTCAAACCGCACCATCTTCCCATTCCCGACCACCATCGACTCATCCTATGACCACCCGTTCCAAATCTGGTACCCTTAAAACCATACACCACTCCATCCCCACCCCCTCTCTCTCCCCCATTCCCACCTCCTATACACAGGCCCTAACCGACCCGAATTGGTCACGCGCTATGCAAGCTGAGTTTACTGCCTTACAATAAAATGAGACATGGGAATTAGTTCCACAGCCTACGAATCAGCCGGTTATTAGATGATTGTGGCTGTTTCGACATAAATTTAAGTCTGATGGAACTTTAGAGAGATATAAAGCCCGGTTGGTCATTAATGGGAAATCACAGACTGTGGGTATTGACTGTGAGGAGACTTTTAGTCCGGTTATCAAACCGGCTACTATCCGGACTGTTTTATCATTGGCAGTCTCGCGATCTTGGCCGATTCATCAGTTAGATGTGAAGAATGCGTTTTTACATGGCTATTTAAACAAGACTGTATATATGCATCAACCTTCGGGTTTTATTGACAGGCATTATCCAGGTTTTGTATGCAGGTTGAAGAAGTCTCTCTATGGCCTCAAGCAGGCACCATGGGCTTGGTATACCCGGTTTGCTACATATATTCTCTCCCAGGGTTTTCGCAACAGTGTATGAGACAACTCGTTGTTCATTTATACCCAGGGTCATAATGTTGCGTATCTCCttttatatgttgatgatatcgtCCTGACTGCTTCTTCAGATGCCTTCCTACATGATATCATTCAGAAACTCTCACGGGAGTTTGCTATGACAGATTTGGGTCAATTACACCATTTTTTGGGGATTAAGGTTACACGTAGACCCACAGGTTTATTTTTGGATCAATTTCAATATGCCAAAGAGATTATTGCACGTGCCTCGATGACAGACTGCAAGCCTTGTGCAACTCCTGTTGAtctttcatctaaattaagtgcCACTAACGGGCCTCTCTTTCACGACCCGACTCTTTATCGGAGTCTGGCAGGGGCGCTTCAATACTTAACATTTACCAGGCCAGATATCTCCTACGCGGTGCAGCAGGTTTGTTTATTTATGCATGAACCTCACGACTCCCATTATGCTTTCATGAAACGAATTTTGCGCTACTTACAAGGCACATTGGATTATGGGATTCGGATGGTTCGTTCTGTTACGCACTCCCTAACTGCGTATTCTGATGCTGATTGGGGTGGCTGTCCTGACTCCAGGCAGTCAACAAGTGGCTATTGCGTTCTCTTGGGGGATAACCTTATTTCATGGTCTTCTAAACGACAGCCCACTGTTTCATGATCCAGTGCAGAAGCTGAATATAAGGGAGTTGCTAATGCGGTCGCAGAAGCCACGTGGATTCGAAACTTGTTACTTGAGTTACATGTTCCATTAAAACAAGCCTCAGTTATTTATTGTGACAACATGTCCGCTATTTATATGTCAGATAACCTGGTCCAACATCAAAGAACGAAGCATATTGAGACAGATATCCATTTTGTTCGAGAAAAGGTGCGTATTGGTCACATTCGAGTTCTGCATGTTCCATATGCGGGGTTTACGGCGAGGCGTGCGACTGAcaaggatctagccactaatcatgttgaaaaaatattttaaattataaaacaCCTTGTGGTTTGATATGGATCGGAATTGATGTTTGTGAACGATGATTGATAGAAACCCTAACGGAATTTGAAGATTTTTGagattagggtttgattgatatTGAAgttagagagagatagagatagTTGATAAGTGGTGGTGTAAAGGCAATGATTTGTAGTAAGAGAGAGAGCTAAGGGAGGGGGACTGGGTTtctagagagagggagagatatGAGATTATGATTATTGTATAATaagtttttaattttgtttttattttatttataaaatattttaaatagATTGGTAAAAAGATCAAAGTGTCCTTATATAAataaacttaactgaaaatttgaACTTTGTTAGTGCTAAAGGATGAAAGATGTaacgagttttccaaataaaggattgtgactgtaattattgaagttaaaggttattCCTTACAATCCAGCACAAACATAAAAGACGAAAAGTATATTTTACCCTAAacattattactattattattgtaGGCCCATCCTCAATGGGCTGATTATGGTTACTATGTATCTACATTCTTAAGAGAAACAACAAATACAAacattactattattattgtaACTAGAGGCCCATCATCAATGGGCTCATTATGTTCACTGTGCcaacacatttttaactttcaaacaaaaCGACTCAAATACTCATCAACCGTAGTATATTTAACATCAGGATATAACTCTGAAGCCTCAAACCCGAATGATGGTTCAATCTCAATGTTTATTTGATCACCCTTTACAAAGACCGTGTGCAAGATTGACAGCGTCAAGTTGTGTGGAAAAGGAGATTCTGCAGGATTGGAAAATGAACAAATAGTTTATATACATTCAACATTAACTGAAAAAGGTAGAATATTTTGTTGTTGTATTTATCCAACTTACCCTCTATGTTTTTCAATACTTGATCTTCAGATAGATAAACCTTCTCCAATGTTTTGCCAATCTTTTTCTCCCACAACGACACAAGTTCGTTGAATGAGTATATGTTACCCGGAGGATTTATGTAGACACTTTTATTGACGGTTCTTGGGTCATCAACGGTTTTAATGGTGTAGGTTGCAATGTCATGTTCTTCATTGAAAACAGCTACAATATAATAAATTAATTAGAAACATTCCTAAAATAATAATGACACATGATCATAATGCTCGAATAATCGATAACTAAATAAACGAAATCGAGTTTACCTTTCGCATTTCCATCTCCTAAGCTAACGACTTTGTCCCTTGGGGGAGCGGTGACCCCAGACTGAGCCAATGTTGGAAGCAAATAACCCGCAAAACAGTGGGAATTTACATATGTATAAGGGATTTTTTCAGCCTCAATGGCTCGGCGAATCTGAGCCTTGGTTGCCCAAACCGTTTTGGCCGGTCCCACGGCGTGTGAACGATCCGCATCGTTTCCAAACTCGGATGGATAAAATTTCTTgttaattacaaaaagaaagttAGAATTCATAGTTACATTTACACT
Coding sequences:
- the LOC110929534 gene encoding isoflavone reductase-like protein is translated as MTEKSKILIIGGTGYIGKFIVEASANAGHPTFVLVRESTLSDPSKSSLIDSFKNSGVTIIPGDLYDHERLINAIKQVDVVISAVGLAQTQIVDQVRIVAAIKEAGNIKKFYPSEFGNDADRSHAVGPAKTVWATKAQIRRAIEAEKIPYTYVNSHCFAGYLLPTLAQSGVTAPPRDKVVSLGDGNAKAVFNEEHDIATYTIKTVDDPRTVNKSVYINPPGNIYSFNELVSLWEKKIGKTLEKVYLSEDQVLKNIEESPFPHNLTLSILHTVFVKGDQINIEIEPSFGFEASELYPDVKYTTVDEYLSRFV